In Scophthalmus maximus strain ysfricsl-2021 chromosome 21, ASM2237912v1, whole genome shotgun sequence, one genomic interval encodes:
- the LOC124849747 gene encoding trichohyalin-like — translation MVETRWWKQDGHRRDQRREETREEKRREETRREETRREEKRREETRRDQRRDEKRREEKRRDEKRREEKRREEKRRDEKRRDEKRREEKRREETRREETRRDEKRREEKRREETREETREETRREEKRREETREETREETRREEKRREEKRREETRREETRRDEKRREEKRREETRREETRRDQRREETRRDEKRREEKRREEKRRDEKRRDEKRREEKRREEKRRDEKRRDEKRPEKRREEKRRDEKRREEKRREETRREETRREETRRDEKRREEKRREETRREETRRDQRREETRRDEKRREEKRREETRREETRRDEKRRDEKRPEKRREEKRREEKRREETREEKRREETRRDEKRREEKRREEKRREETREETRREEKRREEKRREEKRREEKRREETRRDEKRRDEKRREEKRREEKRREEKRREEKRRDQRRDEKRREEKRREEKRREEKRREEKRREEKRREEKRREETREEKRRDQRREEKRREEKRREEKRREEKRREEKRRDEKRRDEKRREEKRRE, via the coding sequence ACAAGATGGTGGAAACAAGATGGCCacagaagagaccagagaagagaagagaccagagaagagaagagaagagaagagacgagaagagaagagacgagaagagaagagaagagaagagaagagacgagaagagaccagagaagagacgagaagagacgagaagagaagagaagagacgagaagagacgagaagagaagagaagagaagagaagagaagagacgagaagagaagagacgagaagagaagagaagagaagagacgagaagagacgagaagagaagagacgagaagagacgagaagagaagagaagagaagagacgagaagagaccagagaagagaccagagaagagacgagaagagaagagaagagacgagaagagaccagagaagagaccagagaagagacgagaagagaagagaagagacgagaagagaagagaagagaagagacgagaagagaagagacgagaagagacgagaagagacgagaagagaagagacgagaagagacgagaagagaagagacgagaagagaccagagaagagaagagacgagaagagacgagaagagacgagaagagaagagaagagaagagaagagacgagacgagaagagaagagacgagaagagacgagaagagaagagaagagaagagaagagaagagacgagaagagaagagacgagaagagaccagagaagagacgagaagagaagagaagagacgagaagagaagagaagagaagagaagagaagagacgagaagagaagagacgagaagagaagagacgagaagagacgagaagagacgagaagagaagagacgagaagagacgagaagagaagagacgagaagagaccagagaagagaagagacgagaagagacgagaagagacgagaagagaagagacgagaagagacgagaagagaagagacgagaagagacgagaagagaagagacgagaagagaccagagaagagaagagaagagaagagacgagaagagaagagacgagaagagaccagagaagagaagagacgagaagagacgagaagagacgagaagagaagagaagagaagagacgagaagagaagagacgagaagagaccagagaagagacgagaagagaagagaagagacgagaagagaagagaagagaagagaagagacgagaagagaagagacgagaagagacgagaagagacgagaagagaagagacgagaagagacgagaagagaagagacgagaagagaagagaagagaagagaagagacgagaagagaagagaagagaccagagaagagacgagaagagaagagaagagaagagaagagaagagaagagaagagaagagaagagacgagaagagaagagacgagaagagaagagaagagaagagaagagacgagaagagaccagagaagagaagagaagagaccagagaagagaagagaagagaagagaagagaagagaagagaagagaagagacgagaagagaagagaagagaagagaagagaagagacgagaagagaagagacgagaagagaagagaagagaagagaagagaa
- the LOC124849748 gene encoding trichohyalin-like → KRREEKRREEKRRDEKRRDEKRREEKRREEKRREETREEKRRDQRREEKRREEKRRDEKRREEKRREETRRDQKRPEKRREEKRREEKRRDEKRREEKRREETRREETRREETRREETRREETRRDQKRPEKRREEKRREEKRREEKRRDEKRREEKRREETRREETRREETRREEKRREETRRDEKRREEKRREETRRDQKRPEKRREEKRREEKRREEKRREEKRREEKRREEKRRDQRRDEKRPEKRREEKRREEKRREEKRREEKRREEKRREETRRDEKRREETRRDEKRREETRRDEKRREEKRRDEKRPEKRREETREETRRDEKRREETRREEKRREEKRREEKRREEKRREEKRREEKRREEKRRDEKRRDQRRDEKRREETREETRRDQRRDEKRREETRRDQRRDEKRPEKRRDETRRDEKRREETRREETRREEKRREEKRREEKRREEKRREEKRREETRREEKRREEKRPEKRREETREEKRREEKRRDETRREEKRREEKRREEKRREEKRREEKRREETRRDEKRREEKRRDEKRREETRRDETRRDEKRRTRVFCVRIILNTLLSRGLMEAERWGRC, encoded by the coding sequence aagagaagagaagagaagagaagagaagagaagagaagagacgagaagagaagagacgagaagagacgagaagagaagagaagagaagagaagagacgagaagagaccagagaagagaagagaagagaccagagaagagaagagaagagaagagaagagaagagaagagacgagaagagaagagaagagaagagaagagaagagacgagaagagaccagaagagaccagagaagagacgagaagagaagagaagagaagagaagagaagagacgagaagagaagagaagagaagagaagagaagagacgagaagagaagagacgagaagagaagagacgagaagagaagagacgagaagagaagagacgagaagagaccagaagagaccagagaagagacgagaagagaagagaagagaagagaagagaagagaagagaagagaagagacgagaagagaagagaagagaagagaagagaagagacgagaagagaagagacgagaagagaagagacgagaagagaagagaagagaagagaagagacgagacgagacgagaagagaagagaagagaagagacgagaagagacgagaagagaccagaagagaccagagaagagacgagaagagaagagaagagaagagaagagacgagaagagaagagacgagaagagaagagacgagaagagaagagacgagaagagaagagaagagaccagagaagagacgagaagagaccagagaagagaagagaagagaagagaagagaagagaagagacgagaagagaagagacgagaagagaagagacgagaagagaagagaagagaagagacgagaagagacgagaagagaagagaagagacgagaagagacgagaagagaagagaagagacgagaagagacgagaagagacgagaagagaagagaagagacgagaagagaccagagaagagacgagaagagaccagagaagagacgagaagagacgagaagagaagagaagagacgagaagagaagagaagagaagagaagagaagagacgagaagagaagagaagagaagagaagagacgagaagagaagagaagagaagagaagagaagagaagagaagagaagagacgagaagagaagagaccagagaagagacgagaagagacgagaagagaccagagaagagacgagaagagaccagagaagagacgagaagagacgagaagagacgagaagagaccagagaagagacgagaagagaccagagaagagacgagacgagacgagaagagacgagaagagacgagaagagacgagaagagaagagacgagaagagaagagaagagacgagaagagaagagacgagaagagaagagaagagaagagaagagacgagaagagaagagaagagaagagacgagaagagaagagaagagaagagaagagaagagaccagagaagagacgagaagagaccagagaagagaagagaagagaagagaagagacgagacgagacgagacgagaagagaagagacgagaagagaagagacgagaagagaagagaagagaagagaagagaagagaagagaagagaagagaagagacgagaagagacgagaagagaagagaagagaagagaagagacgagaagagaagagaagagacgagacgagacgagacgagacgagacgagaagagaaggaCGAGGGTCTTTTGTGTGAGAATAATCCTGAACACATTGTTGAGTCGAGGCCTGATGGAAGCAGAGAGATGGGGAAGGTGTTAG